A part of Thermoproteales archaeon genomic DNA contains:
- a CDS encoding 4Fe-4S ferredoxin, protein MNELGVYREFMTVNVCSKYIKKFNKLLIYGTCVRDEYPRIFQDFSKGRAPLAVCLEKEHINMVGFKLAGLLARLDVEEVVILTVDGSPHCVQLHFAIEEVEKILGRHINRKHYVIEDGKPIEISKTSVKKARYLSFVEKCIKR, encoded by the coding sequence ATGAACGAACTTGGAGTATATCGCGAATTTATGACAGTAAACGTGTGTTCAAAGTATATCAAAAAATTTAACAAGTTACTGATTTATGGGACATGTGTCCGTGACGAATATCCACGCATTTTCCAAGATTTTTCTAAAGGGAGAGCGCCATTGGCTGTTTGCCTGGAGAAAGAACATATAAACATGGTTGGTTTTAAACTTGCTGGATTACTTGCTAGACTTGACGTAGAGGAAGTAGTTATATTGACAGTTGACGGTTCGCCTCATTGCGTTCAGCTTCATTTCGCAATCGAAGAAGTAGAGAAAATACTTGGTAGGCATATAAACAGAAAACATTACGTCATCGAAGACGGTAAACCAATAGAGATTTCTAAAACTTCGGTTAAAAAAGCGAGATATTTATCGTTTGTAGAAAAATGTATAAAACGCTAA
- the mtnA gene encoding S-methyl-5-thioribose-1-phosphate isomerase produces the protein MELNLPRTIEWDDGKVRLINQLKLPHRLEYIETRNWRRVAEAIKVMEIRGAPAIGVAAAFSLALFVQELSTSDVRDALNKFEKAAEYVEKTRPTAVNLFWAVKRIKKVAYGAETIDDLKRLVVDEALRIWREDEETNRKIGEVGEKLIPDGGTVITVCNAGSLATSYYGTVTAPIYTSYLRGKEVSVIAMETRPYLQGARLTAWELNKVGIPVKIITDNSIGIVVMKERVDVALVGADRITRKGYVANKIGTYPLALVCREQKVPFYTVAPTSTIDLSLEDGSQIVIEKRDPEEVLSIFGRRIAPEGVSAIYYAFDITPPTLVNGIVTELGIIGKPFEYNITKLLS, from the coding sequence TTGGAGTTAAATCTCCCAAGAACAATAGAGTGGGATGATGGAAAAGTTAGATTGATAAATCAGCTAAAATTGCCTCATAGGCTAGAATATATCGAAACTAGAAATTGGCGCAGAGTAGCCGAAGCAATTAAAGTCATGGAAATCAGGGGGGCGCCAGCTATAGGAGTGGCTGCTGCTTTTTCGCTCGCATTATTCGTTCAGGAGCTTTCCACTAGCGATGTTAGAGATGCCTTGAATAAGTTTGAAAAAGCCGCGGAATACGTCGAGAAGACCCGCCCAACAGCCGTTAACTTATTCTGGGCTGTTAAAAGGATTAAGAAAGTAGCCTACGGTGCTGAAACTATCGACGATTTAAAGCGGTTAGTCGTTGACGAAGCTTTAAGAATATGGAGGGAAGACGAGGAAACTAATAGGAAAATCGGCGAAGTTGGAGAAAAGCTGATACCAGATGGCGGAACGGTTATTACCGTTTGCAACGCTGGCTCTTTAGCAACAAGTTATTATGGAACCGTTACCGCGCCAATATATACCTCGTATTTGAGAGGTAAAGAGGTAAGCGTTATAGCTATGGAAACTCGCCCATACTTACAAGGGGCTAGATTAACAGCTTGGGAACTTAATAAAGTGGGTATACCTGTTAAAATAATAACGGACAATTCGATAGGAATTGTAGTTATGAAAGAAAGGGTCGACGTAGCGCTTGTAGGTGCCGACAGGATAACGAGAAAAGGCTACGTAGCGAATAAAATAGGCACCTATCCATTAGCCTTGGTTTGCCGCGAGCAGAAAGTGCCATTCTATACAGTAGCCCCTACTAGCACGATCGACTTATCTTTAGAGGATGGTAGTCAAATAGTCATAGAGAAAAGAGATCCTGAAGAAGTTTTGAGCATATTCGGGCGGAGAATAGCGCCTGAGGGTGTGAGCGCAATATACTATGCCTTCGACATAACCCCACCCACCTTGGTAAACGGTATTGTTACAGAGCTAGGTATAATTGGAAAGCCGTTTGAATATAACATAACCAAACTTTTGTCTTGA
- a CDS encoding ECF transporter S component, with translation MHSTMLKKSVLVSAIAICAALYAIGAYATAYIPSPWGRGQFRPAIIIPVVFATIFGPFVGAVGGAIGTFVADSLKHFEIYLPSLIAAVPGHIVALYVYGLIIKKFSWRRFIAATHLSLLAGNFTTALLYVVFVFGKFLPGLILGLLIWWYITMLPFVVLFVPLIIRAISAAFPTLVPDEVKSSSLKRELPSKEFVASLAIPGVLMLIMGVLIFISPEVMGFFLPGSFSKYRNIVGELLKTMFIVTGGANVAGALLFSKFFSK, from the coding sequence ATGCATAGTACAATGTTGAAAAAATCGGTTTTAGTATCCGCGATAGCTATATGTGCAGCACTATACGCTATTGGAGCTTACGCAACAGCTTACATACCGAGCCCGTGGGGGAGGGGGCAGTTCAGACCTGCTATCATAATACCAGTAGTTTTCGCGACTATTTTCGGGCCTTTCGTGGGTGCAGTTGGAGGAGCAATAGGCACTTTTGTCGCTGACTCACTAAAGCATTTTGAAATATATCTGCCCAGCCTCATAGCCGCGGTTCCCGGTCATATTGTAGCTTTATACGTTTACGGTTTAATTATTAAGAAGTTTAGCTGGCGTAGGTTTATAGCAGCTACTCATTTAAGCTTACTAGCGGGCAACTTCACTACTGCACTGCTTTACGTCGTGTTCGTGTTCGGAAAATTCTTGCCAGGGCTTATTCTAGGACTACTAATTTGGTGGTATATCACTATGCTACCTTTCGTCGTATTGTTTGTTCCTTTGATTATAAGGGCTATATCAGCTGCTTTCCCCACGTTAGTTCCCGATGAAGTAAAAAGTTCAAGCTTGAAAAGGGAGCTTCCCAGTAAAGAATTTGTGGCTTCTCTCGCTATACCAGGTGTTTTAATGCTAATAATGGGTGTACTTATTTTCATAAGCCCTGAAGTTATGGGATTTTTCTTACCGGGCTCATTTTCCAAATATAGGAATATTGTCGGAGAGCTTTTGAAGACTATGTTTATAGTTACTGGAGGCGCAAACGTAGCTGGCGCGCTTTTATTTTCAAAATTTTTCAGTAAGTAA
- a CDS encoding phosphate uptake regulator PhoU, which translates to MEHRKIVKIGGSYYVSLPKEWVEAHNLSESAIVSLNAKRGMLEIVPLRGGKESEITTIFLDNFVVQRLVTAYLDGFEVIEIISNKSINPSIVEEIESTLKLLVGAEIVEESRNKIVVQCFLREEYDISSLVYRIDRITKTMYVEAVKAVSQNDRELAESVVSRDDKVDKLFFLIVRLIRSKLKKACSPAKDVLKLLDCRLVIRNLERIGDYSEEIAKLAFKLEDNYNPELIDFFDKLNQHVNKMSTIQHTIVKSFLEEDMAKAIRGERQISKIYSGLINLRNTALDKRLPQVIHLTVDRVMRIAEELADIAGLTAG; encoded by the coding sequence ATGGAGCATAGAAAAATCGTAAAGATAGGTGGTTCCTACTACGTTAGCCTACCAAAAGAGTGGGTAGAGGCCCATAATCTTAGCGAATCTGCTATTGTATCGTTAAATGCTAAAAGAGGAATGCTAGAAATAGTACCTCTAAGAGGAGGAAAGGAATCCGAAATTACTACTATATTTTTAGATAATTTTGTTGTTCAAAGGCTCGTTACCGCTTATTTAGATGGCTTCGAAGTTATAGAGATTATATCAAATAAAAGCATTAATCCTAGTATAGTAGAAGAGATAGAATCGACGTTAAAATTGCTGGTTGGAGCTGAAATAGTAGAAGAATCTCGCAATAAAATAGTGGTGCAGTGCTTTTTAAGAGAAGAATACGATATCTCGTCTCTAGTATATAGAATAGATAGAATAACGAAAACGATGTATGTTGAAGCTGTTAAAGCAGTCTCTCAAAACGACAGAGAACTCGCAGAATCAGTAGTGTCGAGAGACGATAAGGTAGATAAGCTATTCTTTCTCATAGTCAGGCTAATTAGAAGCAAGCTAAAGAAAGCATGCTCTCCTGCAAAAGACGTGCTAAAACTACTAGACTGTAGACTAGTAATAAGAAATTTGGAAAGAATAGGCGACTATAGCGAAGAAATAGCAAAATTAGCATTCAAGCTAGAGGATAATTATAATCCAGAATTAATCGACTTCTTCGATAAGCTTAATCAGCATGTAAATAAGATGTCGACAATACAGCATACAATAGTAAAGAGCTTCTTAGAGGAAGATATGGCGAAAGCTATCAGAGGAGAAAGACAAATAAGCAAGATATACTCCGGCTTGATCAATCTAAGAAATACTGCATTAGATAAAAGGCTTCCACAAGTAATTCATTTAACCGTGGATAGGGTTATGAGAATTGCAGAGGAGCTTGCAGATATTGCTGGTTTAACAGCAGGTTAA
- a CDS encoding DUF99 family protein codes for MVSPHKKGIRCLGIAESFRKNKEKSILVGVVMRRDKLVDGIAVTTITVGGLDATNGVFRILEMLNRKDISVIMLNGCIISWFNIIDLNEIYNRTNIPLICVTYEESKGIEKFIVKYFPNDYKRRIQIYRRLGERELVYIKGQYPVYIRFLGLNKEEARAILNNFTFSGKQPEPLKLANNIARAILKSLYG; via the coding sequence ATGGTTTCTCCCCATAAAAAGGGAATTAGATGTCTTGGTATTGCCGAAAGCTTTCGAAAAAATAAAGAGAAATCGATTCTCGTTGGAGTCGTGATGCGTAGGGATAAGCTGGTTGACGGCATCGCCGTAACCACAATAACTGTTGGAGGTTTAGATGCTACAAATGGAGTTTTTAGAATTTTAGAAATGTTAAATCGCAAAGATATTAGCGTTATAATGTTGAACGGTTGTATAATTTCTTGGTTTAATATTATAGACTTAAATGAAATTTATAACAGGACGAATATACCCCTTATCTGCGTCACTTACGAAGAATCGAAGGGCATTGAAAAATTCATAGTTAAGTATTTTCCGAACGATTATAAAAGAAGGATTCAGATCTATAGACGCCTTGGAGAAAGAGAGCTCGTTTATATCAAAGGTCAATATCCTGTTTATATTAGGTTTTTAGGATTAAATAAAGAAGAGGCGAGAGCTATATTAAACAACTTTACTTTTTCTGGAAAACAACCAGAACCTTTAAAGTTAGCAAATAACATAGCTAGAGCCATATTAAAAAGCTTGTATGGTTAA
- a CDS encoding aminopeptidase P family protein, which translates to MFTKKIYEKRVNTLFSQVEEDIDALILSGTYNILYFTGFDGAIVTVLLKEEKPIVIVPRLEYLRARDTIAYGDVIGISPYEADLSSYEKIYTGKTWELAKKILKEKGVDGKIGIDKAEFKVDSYNESLKILDSEFVDITKTVAKLRSIKSEEEVKIIRESINVAEKAMKKAIESLDKGITESEVAAEIDKVLRHNFSDRSFDPIVAFGANAAYPHAKPGHRELKNGDFVIIDLGARLAGYCSDITRTFIYGKPSEKQKKIFNIVLKAQAEAIEYVKAGIEAKEVDKKAREILKNAGLSQYFNHGLGHGVGLEVHEIPYLNPTSKDILLEGMIVTIEPGVYIDGFGGVRIEDMILVTKDGSEVLTKFEKNL; encoded by the coding sequence ATGTTCACGAAGAAAATTTACGAAAAACGCGTAAACACGTTATTTTCACAAGTCGAAGAAGATATAGATGCTTTAATATTATCGGGAACTTATAACATTTTATATTTCACTGGTTTTGATGGAGCTATTGTCACGGTATTATTGAAGGAAGAAAAGCCTATCGTGATTGTGCCAAGATTAGAATATTTGAGAGCTAGAGATACCATAGCGTATGGAGATGTTATAGGCATAAGCCCTTACGAGGCGGATTTAAGTTCTTACGAGAAAATTTATACTGGTAAAACATGGGAGCTAGCTAAAAAAATATTAAAAGAAAAAGGTGTCGATGGAAAAATCGGTATAGATAAGGCTGAGTTTAAGGTAGATAGCTATAATGAATCATTAAAAATTTTGGATTCTGAATTTGTTGACATTACAAAAACCGTAGCAAAGCTAAGATCTATAAAATCAGAAGAGGAAGTGAAGATTATTAGAGAATCTATAAATGTGGCAGAAAAAGCCATGAAAAAAGCTATTGAAAGCTTGGATAAGGGTATTACGGAAAGCGAGGTCGCTGCTGAAATTGATAAAGTTTTAAGACATAATTTTTCAGACCGCTCGTTTGACCCTATTGTAGCATTCGGGGCTAATGCAGCCTATCCTCACGCAAAGCCTGGACACAGAGAATTAAAAAATGGAGATTTTGTAATAATTGATTTGGGAGCAAGGCTCGCTGGCTACTGTAGTGACATAACGAGAACCTTTATCTATGGCAAACCATCGGAGAAGCAAAAGAAAATCTTCAACATCGTCTTGAAAGCTCAAGCAGAAGCTATTGAGTACGTAAAAGCCGGAATCGAAGCTAAGGAGGTGGATAAAAAGGCTAGAGAAATCTTGAAAAATGCAGGGCTGTCTCAGTACTTTAATCATGGACTTGGACATGGCGTTGGACTTGAAGTGCACGAGATTCCTTACTTGAACCCAACGAGCAAAGACATCCTACTTGAGGGTATGATTGTGACAATAGAACCTGGAGTTTATATTGATGGATTTGGAGGAGTTAGAATAGAAGATATGATTTTAGTCACGAAAGATGGAAGTGAGGTTTTAACAAAATTCGAAAAGAATCTTTAG
- a CDS encoding fructose 1,6-bisphosphatase has translation MKVTVSLIKADIGGWVGHSTVHPKQIEFAKQKLQEAKESGLIIDFYVFNVGDDLQLLMTHTKGESNPEIHKLAWDTFVEVTEKVSKPLKLYGAGQDLLAEAFSGNVRGMGPGVAEMEIEERKSEPVLVFAADKTAPSAWNLPLYKMFADPFNTAGLVIDPSMHEGFKFEVMDTLENKVVILNTPEELYDLLALIGSYERYVIRRVWRKDGLIAATASVTRLSLIAGKYVGKDDPVLIVRAQHGLPAVGEVLEAFAFPHLVEGWMRGSHVGPLMPVSLKDANCTRFDGPPRVVGLGFQLHNGILEGPRDMFDDPAYDYTRRVAQEIADYIRRHGPFEPHRLPSAEMEYTTLPGVLQKLKDRFVPAEETKAEIKDVEIHE, from the coding sequence ATGAAAGTTACGGTAAGCTTGATAAAAGCAGACATTGGAGGATGGGTCGGACATAGCACTGTCCATCCTAAACAGATAGAATTTGCCAAGCAAAAATTACAAGAAGCAAAAGAATCGGGATTGATAATCGATTTCTACGTATTTAACGTTGGTGACGACCTGCAACTGCTTATGACTCATACTAAGGGAGAATCGAACCCAGAAATTCATAAACTAGCATGGGATACTTTTGTAGAAGTAACCGAGAAAGTAAGCAAGCCTTTAAAGCTATACGGTGCTGGCCAGGATTTGCTAGCAGAGGCGTTTAGTGGTAACGTGAGAGGGATGGGTCCTGGAGTTGCCGAAATGGAAATAGAGGAAAGAAAAAGCGAGCCGGTATTGGTATTTGCAGCCGACAAAACAGCACCATCGGCATGGAATTTACCACTTTATAAAATGTTTGCAGATCCATTCAACACGGCTGGATTGGTAATCGATCCGAGCATGCATGAAGGCTTCAAATTTGAGGTCATGGATACACTGGAAAACAAAGTTGTAATCCTGAATACTCCCGAAGAATTATATGACTTGCTCGCGTTAATAGGCTCATACGAAAGGTATGTAATAAGGAGAGTATGGCGAAAAGATGGTCTCATAGCTGCTACTGCAAGTGTGACTAGGCTAAGCTTAATAGCAGGAAAATACGTTGGAAAGGACGATCCTGTATTAATTGTGAGAGCTCAGCATGGATTACCAGCAGTTGGGGAAGTGTTAGAAGCTTTCGCGTTCCCACATTTGGTAGAGGGATGGATGCGCGGTTCTCACGTGGGTCCATTAATGCCGGTTAGTCTAAAAGATGCTAATTGTACAAGATTTGATGGGCCTCCAAGAGTTGTCGGTCTTGGCTTCCAGCTGCACAACGGTATTCTAGAAGGTCCTAGAGATATGTTTGACGATCCAGCCTACGACTACACAAGAAGGGTTGCTCAGGAAATCGCGGATTATATTCGACGCCACGGTCCATTCGAGCCTCATAGATTACCAAGCGCTGAAATGGAATACACTACTCTGCCAGGTGTTTTACAAAAACTTAAAGATAGATTCGTGCCTGCAGAGGAGACTAAGGCAGAAATCAAAGACGTTGAAATACACGAATAA
- a CDS encoding MarR family transcriptional regulator, translated as MEESLSKLGFSPRKAKILSILLKHPPLTVHQLVDLSGIQRPHVYTVLKELSNQGFVVKIKSKPHRYTITSDKKIFEELVERKMEEFNSILHNIISLINSKSLRGTVYFSEGASLKREFENGIKLCEARLWFYIPFLDLLGRTEKDIIKIARRGVDVRIAVSDDYYIRTYVESPSYIRYIEPARPFFIGIIDSNLYFGFIVKSKIEGGFMSNEEDVLKQYSTMFEHIWIDDYAGTLYRVKSRVIEPY; from the coding sequence ATGGAAGAAAGTTTATCCAAACTTGGCTTCTCTCCGAGAAAAGCCAAGATATTGTCGATATTACTTAAACATCCTCCTCTAACGGTACATCAACTAGTGGATCTCTCGGGGATTCAGAGACCTCACGTGTATACTGTGTTAAAAGAGTTAAGCAATCAAGGATTTGTAGTAAAGATTAAAAGCAAACCACATCGTTATACAATTACTTCAGATAAAAAAATCTTTGAAGAGTTAGTAGAGCGTAAAATGGAAGAATTTAATAGTATACTACACAATATAATTAGCCTCATTAATTCAAAAAGTCTTAGAGGGACGGTGTATTTTTCTGAGGGGGCGTCTTTAAAAAGAGAATTTGAAAACGGCATTAAATTATGCGAGGCAAGATTATGGTTTTATATACCCTTTCTTGACCTACTAGGTAGGACGGAAAAGGATATCATAAAAATTGCTAGGAGAGGCGTAGATGTTAGAATTGCGGTTAGCGACGATTATTATATCAGAACATACGTAGAATCACCGAGCTATATCAGATACATCGAGCCGGCTAGACCCTTTTTCATTGGCATTATTGACTCGAACCTTTATTTTGGATTCATTGTTAAATCGAAGATAGAGGGGGGTTTTATGTCTAATGAAGAAGACGTGCTGAAACAGTATTCTACGATGTTTGAGCATATATGGATTGACGACTACGCTGGAACTTTATACAGAGTTAAGAGCAGGGTAATAGAACCCTACTAA